A genomic segment from Aspergillus chevalieri M1 DNA, chromosome 7, nearly complete sequence encodes:
- the IPI3 gene encoding putative ribosomal assembly complex component Ipi3 (COG:S;~EggNog:ENOG410PKTI;~InterPro:IPR036322,IPR015943,IPR019775,IPR001680, IPR017986;~PFAM:PF00400;~go_function: GO:0005515 - protein binding [Evidence IEA]), translating into MLSECFIASTLTSGKAPASASLRDVGICLQEFQPAPALRSTFKKSSTAGNCLAVSPSHVFAAQSEKAIVHVYSREKGNQEATVPFPERIRSLAVAGGKNGDILVLGTEGGRLILWETCTGRQVATTASHLQPVTSLVVDRTSNFILSGSSDASIHVWSLANILSFIKPPSGRDRQQPNSPIRTFSNHRAAITSIALGHSAGRYNIAVSTAKDNTAVAWDYHTGRALRTFLLPSSATCVTLDPVDRAFYVGYEDGSVQCVEFYKNQSVQHPLHDPSLQSTPAQPSAEDRWLPPSSDTGAVQSLALSYDGTILLTGQHNGKVLSWNVARRKYATIVADYTHPVTNLSMLPPNGLPHPSLDLTRIAHTIVKPRYDQTLSESSVNPGAVPADYAFQTHLLPTPKDTQKSKTKADPFSEALTHAFFPDSMMEEGLAELAALSQGQQQPGTQQPSSSTVHSTQALEDTTAKDTQIATLEAELSILKKKSTVSETARQTTTDEATKLRSDLIHLQDYVNELHQKQEQAQREKVQRQARKEKREAKRREAWFAAEKKGRNGDAVVKMMDLADGAQTSDSDDQSSD; encoded by the exons ATGCTCTCAGAGTGCTTCATCGCGTCGACTCTGACGTCCGGCAAAGCTCCTGCATCAGCATCGCTGAGAGATGTTGGAATCTGCCTCCAAGAGTTCCAGCCTGCTCCCGCGCTGCGCTCCACCTTCAAGAAAAGCTCGACAGCTGGCAATTGTTTGGCAGTGAGTCCGTCGCACGTGTTCGCGGCTCAGTCGGAGAAGGCGATTGTCCACGTATATAGCAGAGAAAAGGGGAACCAAGAAGCAACGGTTCCCTTCCCGGAGCGGATACGCAGTCTTGCGGTTGCGGGCGGTAAGAATGGCGATATCTTGGTGCTGGGGACAGAGGGTGGTCGTTTGATCTTGTGGGAG ACCTGTACCGGACGTCAAGTGGCTACGACGGCGTCGCATTTACAACCGGTAACCTCTCTCGTGGTCGATCGTACTTCCAATTTCATCCTCTCCGGATCATCTGATGCGAGCATTCACGTGTGGTCATTGGCAAACATTCTCTCCTTCATCAAGCCCCCGTCTGGCCGGGATCGACAGCAACCAAACTCGCCCATTCGCACATTTTCTAACCACCGCGCTGCTATAACATCGATCGCATTGGGCCACAGTGCTGGCCGTTACAATATCGCCGTCTCGACCGCAAAGGATAACACCGCGGTTGCTTGGGACTATCATACAGGACGTGCCTTGCGAACTTTCCTTTTACCCTCCTCAGCAACATGCGTGACATTGGACCCAGTCGACCGTGCGTTCTACGTGGGATATGAGGATGGTAGCGTTCAATGCGTTGAGTTCTACAAGAATCAGTCcgttcaacatcctcttcacGACCCGTCGTTACAATCCACCCCGGCCCAGCCGTCAGCGGAGGACCGCTGGCTACCTCCTTCGTCTGACACGGGCGCGGTCCAGTCGCTTGCCCTATCGTACGATGGCACTATCCTATTAACCGGTCAACATAACGGAAAGGTTCTTTCGTGGAATGTCGCTAGACGGAAATACGCCACGATCGTAGCCGACTACACACACCCTGTAACCAACTTGTCGATGCTACCACCAAACGGGCTACCTCACCCATCCCTCGACCTGACAAGGATAGCGCATACGATTGTCAAACCCCGATATGACCAGACACTCTCCGAATCATCAGTGAATCCAGGCGCTGTTCCCGCCGACTACGCCTTCCAAACCCACCTCCTCCCCACCCCCAAAGATACCCAGAAATCCAAGACAAAAGCCGACCCCTTCTCCGAAGCCCTGACCCACGCCTTCTTCCCAGACTCAATGATGGAAGAAGGCCTCGCCGAACTTGCCGCCCTTAGCCAAGGCCAGCAACAACCCGGCACTCAACAaccatcctcatccaccGTCCACTCCACCCAAGCTCTCGAAGACACAACCGCCAAAGACACTCAAATCGCAACCCTTGAAGCCGAGCTCTCCATACTGAAAAAGAAATCCACGGTCAGCGAAACCGCCCGCCAGACTACCACCGACGAGGCCACGAAGCTCCGCTCTGACCTGATCCACCTGCAGGATTACGTCAATGAGCTGCATCAGAAACAGGAGCAGGCGCAGCGGGAGAAGGTGCAGCGGCAGGCTAGAAAGGAGAAGCGTGAggcgaagaggagagaggCGTGGTTTGCGGCTGAGAAAAAGGGAAGGAATGGGGATGCGGTGGTGAAAATGATGGATTTGGCTGATGGGGCGCAGACTAGTGACTCGGATGATCAAAGTAGTGATTGA